From the genome of Sporomusa sphaeroides DSM 2875:
GCGTCAGTGCATAAAATTATCCACCAAAAACTAACCAATCAGACGGCGCCTGTCACCTATGAGCTCAGATTATTGTCACAGGCAGGCGGCCTCCGCTATGTAAAGGTCCAGAGCAGTTACTTTGAAATCGGCGGCAAGCCGGCCATCATTGGCACAATGACCGACATCAACGAATGCAAGCAGGCTCAGCAGGCATTGTGTGAAAGCCAGGAGTTATTCCGCTACCTGGCCAACCATATCCCCTTCATGGTGTGGATGGAGGACCGGGAAAGCCGCTGCGTGTTTGTCAATAAACAGTGGCAGGAATATACCGGCCTGACCTGGGAAGAAGGCAGCGATATCTCCTGGGACTGCCGCCTTCATCCCCAGGAGAAGCACCCCGACAAACCGCTTAACCGGGAAAAATTTGACTATGAATGCCGGATGCTGCGCCATGACGGCGAATACCGCTGGGTTCAGCTTATCGGTATCCCCCGGCAGACCCCGGATGGCTCCTTTGCCGGGTATATTGGCTGCTGCCTGGATATTCACGACAGCAAGGAAGCCGATAAGGCATTGCAGCGCTCCTACCGGCGGCTGGAAAAAAACATCGAAGAGCAAACCCGCCAGTTGGCTAATGCAAATGCTACACTGGCTCAGGAAATATTTACGAGAAGAGCTGTGGAAAAGCGTTACCGTCAATTGTTTGACAGTGTGCAGGATTCCATTTTTGTTTGGAAAATCACTCCCCAGGGCCTGCCCGGACGAATTATCGAAGTAAATGATATTGCCTGCCGCCGGCTGGGCTATAGCCGCGATGAACTCTTATCCTTGTCGATGCTGGATACCATGTCAGGCCAGGGAAAGGCTGCTGCCACCTCACACATGGAGAAATTACTGACCTCACGGCAGGCTATTTTTGAATTTGATCATTTAACCAAGGACCAAAGACCCATCCCCTCGGAGGTGAATGCGCACATATTTGCCCTTAACGAGGAGCTTGTCGGGCTCTGCATTTCCCGCGACATCTCTGACCGGAAAGAGGCTGAGGCTGAACTCTCGGCTGCCAGAAACAGAATCAGCCGGACCGAAAAACTGGCCTTTTTAGGCAATATGGCGGCAGGCATTGCCCATGAAATTAATCAGCCGCTCAATTCCATCAAAGTAACTGCCGACAGTATCTTAATGTGGTACAAGGAAGGGCAGACCTACCAGGTGGAAGAGTTCCTGGAAGATGTGCAGACCATCTCCGAACAGTCGGCCAGAATCGCCAATATCATCAATTATATCCGCGACCTCATCCGCACCAGCCAGCAAAGCACCAATCAAAGTTTCAGCCTCACCGGCGCCATCACCAATGCAGTCAAAATGACCTTTTCCCAAGCAGGCGCGGCCGATATATCCCTGACGCTGAAGCTTGCCGAAGATCCGCTGGAAATGTACGGCTCACTGGCACATATGGAGCATGTTTTTCTCAATCTGATAAGTAATGCCATCGACGCCCTGACCGGTTTAGAGCAACCGGTAAAAGAGATTGAAATCGAAACACTGCTGCACGATAAAATCATTGTGCAGATTTCCGATAATGGCACAGGCATTACTGAAGAACTGCGCAAAAGAATATTCACCCCGTTTTTTTCAACCAAAAACAATGGAATGGGGCTGGGACTGGCTATTGTCAAATCGGTGGTTACCTCTCACGGCGGCCAGATAACCATTATGAATAATGAGCGCGGCGGGGCCACCTTCCGGCTGGCCTTTCCCCTGATTGAAGCATCGGATAACCTAAAAGAGGAGGATGCCTGTTGAATATCCTGTTAGTAGACGACGATACCGGCAGCCGTACGTCGGTCGGCAAATTCCTGCGCCGGCATGGACATGAAATAACCGAGTGCAGCAATGGGGAGGAAGCGCTGGCTGCCTTTTTAGCCGGAAGCTTCCCTATGATTTTAACAGATATCAGAATGCCTGCCATGTCCGGCATCGATTTGCTTAAACATATTAAAGATATGCCCTGCGGCACCTATACCGACATTGTATTGTTTACCGGCCATGGTTCTATGGAGTCTGCCATTGAAGCCCTGCGCATGGGCGCCTTCGACTACCTGCTGAAGCCTATCAATATTCAGGAGCTATCCATTATTATCGAAAAGGTAGCCGAACATCAGGGCTTATTGCGCGAAAACCGGCGCCTCACCGACCACTTCGATCAGGAGGTGCAAGCCGCCACCCTGGAAACCACCAAAGAGAATTCCCGGTTGCGCATGCTGGCAGCCAAAGCTGAAGGAATTGGCGAAATTGGCCTCTTTGGTACCGTTATGCAGAATATCTACGCCCAGGCCCTCATGTATCACCGCGACCGGTCTATCCCGGTTTTAATCCAGGGCGAGACAGGTACAGGCAAAGAAATGATTGCCAAACTCATCCACTATGCTGAGTTCGAGGAGGCTGCCGCCCCCTTTGTGGACATTAATTGCGCGGCTTTGACCCCAAGTTTGTTTGAGAGTGAACTATTTGGTTATGAGGCAGGTTCTTTTACCGGCAGCCTTACCAAGGGCCAGAAGGGCAAGCTGGATTTAGCGGCAGGCGGTACGTTATTTCTGGATGAAATTGGTGAAATGCCGCTGGAAATGCAGGCCAAACTCCTGCGGGTACTGCAGGAAAAAGAGTACTACCGCGTGGGCGGCTTGAAAAAAATCAAATCCGATGTGCGCATCGTATGCGCTACTAACCGCAACCTGTCCCAGGCTGTCGCAGCAGGCACCTTTCGCCGCGACCTGTACTACCGCCTGAATGTAGGGCAAATCTTTATCCCCCCTCTCAGAGAACAAAGCAATAGCATTGTGCCGCTTGCCGAAATGTTTCTCCATCGTTTTGCCAAGCAAAAGGGTAAGTGCTTCCGCTCTGTGAGCAGCGAAGCCGTCCAGATTTTGCTTCACCATTCCTGGCCGGGAAATATCCGTGAACTGCAGAATGTCGTCGAATGGTCGGTCTTTATGTTTGATGATACAGAACTCAGGGCCAAACATCTAAAGATAACAGCCAGCAACGAACCGCTTCGTTCCGGCCCCCAGACCAATACCCTTATACCGGATGCCCCGGTCTCCCTCCCATCCAGGCCGTTTAAACTGGATGATTATGTGGACCAGATCATTGTCGCGGCTCTCGAAATGCACAATGGCAACAAATCGGCTGCCGCCTCCTATCTGGGTCTGTCCCGCCGGTCGCTCTCCTACCGGCTGGAAAAATTAATGCAAGATAATTAAACGAGTCCTATTCCGCGCCGGAATAGGACTCGTTTAATATTTTTATCCTAACAGAAAGTATAACTTTCTTAAAGCCGTGTTTTCTTTATTTACCGGAGATTAACCGGACAGCTTATCTGCAATCTTAGCTTTGACTGTTGCTAAGCCCACTCTGGCCACCACTTTGCTGAGCCGCTCACCTTTGTCTGCCAGTTCCTGATAAGCGGCCAAAATGGCTTCCAGGTACGGTATGACTTCTTCTTCTGCCACAAAAGTGGCGATACATTCGCCTGTATTGGTGTAGCGGCCGCCTTTACCGCCGATATATATATGGTAGCCAACTTGTGTATAGGCCAACGCCTGCTTCGGGCAGGTGGCAACACAAACACCGCAGCTCAGGCAGGTATCCAAATCAATGGCTAAACCATCGTCATCAAGGGTCATGGCTGCCGCCGGACAGCGCTTTACGCAAGCGCCGCATTTTACACACAGTTCCTGATCAATTACCGGCTCAGCCGCGCCTCTAAAGCCGATGTCATGTGCTTGCGGCTTGGTACAGGCATTGGCACAGCCACTGACGGCAAGTTTAGTTTTAGCCGGCAGGTCTTTGCCAACATATTGCCGGTCTAATTGGTCGGAGAGC
Proteins encoded in this window:
- a CDS encoding PAS domain S-box protein; amino-acid sequence: MTDIVIALLQLLENIGAMAAILLLFLHWFPLAIYRTTTRINFPGLLLFSLLALIAAIPLLAKESFGANLSMVAVLLTAVHVGLIEAALVGLTTTAIFLAIGSVDWVPWAMGSPFCGLITACMLKRFGNRLTCRKLGQAALFACLCSLAYVYLSFPAINGGTVLNSWGYIFLFIIIGHIAGTILLHRLIIYLQSHQSFTELLAEAEVKYRSLVESSLTGIYVIQGSKLVYVSQGFTAITGYSRAQLLAITNVYDYIHPDDRASVHKIIHQKLTNQTAPVTYELRLLSQAGGLRYVKVQSSYFEIGGKPAIIGTMTDINECKQAQQALCESQELFRYLANHIPFMVWMEDRESRCVFVNKQWQEYTGLTWEEGSDISWDCRLHPQEKHPDKPLNREKFDYECRMLRHDGEYRWVQLIGIPRQTPDGSFAGYIGCCLDIHDSKEADKALQRSYRRLEKNIEEQTRQLANANATLAQEIFTRRAVEKRYRQLFDSVQDSIFVWKITPQGLPGRIIEVNDIACRRLGYSRDELLSLSMLDTMSGQGKAAATSHMEKLLTSRQAIFEFDHLTKDQRPIPSEVNAHIFALNEELVGLCISRDISDRKEAEAELSAARNRISRTEKLAFLGNMAAGIAHEINQPLNSIKVTADSILMWYKEGQTYQVEEFLEDVQTISEQSARIANIINYIRDLIRTSQQSTNQSFSLTGAITNAVKMTFSQAGAADISLTLKLAEDPLEMYGSLAHMEHVFLNLISNAIDALTGLEQPVKEIEIETLLHDKIIVQISDNGTGITEELRKRIFTPFFSTKNNGMGLGLAIVKSVVTSHGGQITIMNNERGGATFRLAFPLIEASDNLKEEDAC
- a CDS encoding sigma-54-dependent transcriptional regulator, whose translation is MNILLVDDDTGSRTSVGKFLRRHGHEITECSNGEEALAAFLAGSFPMILTDIRMPAMSGIDLLKHIKDMPCGTYTDIVLFTGHGSMESAIEALRMGAFDYLLKPINIQELSIIIEKVAEHQGLLRENRRLTDHFDQEVQAATLETTKENSRLRMLAAKAEGIGEIGLFGTVMQNIYAQALMYHRDRSIPVLIQGETGTGKEMIAKLIHYAEFEEAAAPFVDINCAALTPSLFESELFGYEAGSFTGSLTKGQKGKLDLAAGGTLFLDEIGEMPLEMQAKLLRVLQEKEYYRVGGLKKIKSDVRIVCATNRNLSQAVAAGTFRRDLYYRLNVGQIFIPPLREQSNSIVPLAEMFLHRFAKQKGKCFRSVSSEAVQILLHHSWPGNIRELQNVVEWSVFMFDDTELRAKHLKITASNEPLRSGPQTNTLIPDAPVSLPSRPFKLDDYVDQIIVAALEMHNGNKSAAASYLGLSRRSLSYRLEKLMQDN
- a CDS encoding 4Fe-4S dicluster domain-containing protein: MATKPDYKRYGFIPQRQQGLLLMRLRNRSGNLTAADLRKMAELAERFGTGEAHVTIRQGIEIPGVKEERFEEARQAILDAGLLPAVCGLRVRPVVACPGTATCPYGLVNTRALSDQLDRQYVGKDLPAKTKLAVSGCANACTKPQAHDIGFRGAAEPVIDQELCVKCGACVKRCPAAAMTLDDDGLAIDLDTCLSCGVCVATCPKQALAYTQVGYHIYIGGKGGRYTNTGECIATFVAEEEVIPYLEAILAAYQELADKGERLSKVVARVGLATVKAKIADKLSG